From one Magnolia sinica isolate HGM2019 chromosome 18, MsV1, whole genome shotgun sequence genomic stretch:
- the LOC131233480 gene encoding metalloendoproteinase 4-MMP-like translates to MFPFSPRFLLFSFLSLLLVSRPCFPARTAPGIPPATATVTPNNGNYTWQAFERFLDAERGSHVNGISQLKHYFHRFGYLPLPDTNFTDTYDARLVSAVSHYQERLGLPVTGRLDSGTLSQIMAPRCGVQDTQRRHVHTTRHYAFFPGRPRWARPNPEALTYAFSPSDMISYLDPSDIKAAFQGAFARWASVIPVNFIETGDYTSADIKIGFYGGDHGDGEPFDGVLGVLAHAFSPESGRFHLDKAETWAIDFKSQKSKVAVDLESVATHEIGHVLGLAHTAVKEAVMYPSLSPRTRKVELTVDDVEGAQSLYGSNPNFNFSSLAESDTSNQGFNLRAGIKGGGLLWRISLGVLILQLYI, encoded by the coding sequence ATGTTTCCTTTCTCGCCTCGTTTCctcctcttctcctttctctctctcctcctcgtTTCCCGCCCTTGCTTTCCCGCCAGAACTGCGCCGGGAATCCCGCCAGCAACCGCAACCGTTACCCCCAACAACGGTAACTATACGTGGCAGGCCTTCGAGCGCTTCCTCGATGCCGAGCGTGGCAGCCACGTTAACGGCATCTCTCAGCTCAAGCACTACTTCCACCGTTTCGGTTATCTTCCGCTCCCCGATACGAACTTCACCGATACGTACGACGCACGCCTCGTGTCGGCCGTCAGCCACTACCAAGAGAGGCTGGGTCTGCCGGTAACAGGCCGGCTCGACTCCGGCACGCTCTCGCAGATCATGGCCCCGCGCTGTGGGGTCCAGGACACGCAGCGGCGGCACGTCCATACCACTCGCCACTACGCCTTCTTCCCCGGCAGGCCGAGGTGGGCCCGGCCAAACCCGGAGGCGCTTACCTACGCGTTCTCCCCGTCGGATATGATCTCGTACCTGGACCCGTCGGATATCAAGGCGGCCTTCCAGGGCGCGTTCGCGAGGTGGGCCTCGGTCATCCCTGTCAATTTCATCGAGACCGGGGACTACACGTCGGCCGACATCAAGATCGGATTCTATGGCGGGGACCACGGCGACGGCGAGCCGTTTGATGGGGTGCTTGGAGTACTGGCGCACGCGTTCTCCCCCGAGAGCGGAAGGTTCCACCTCGACAAGGCGGAGACGTGGGCAATCGATTTCAAATCGCAGAAATCAAAGGTGGCCGTTGATTTGGAATCGGTGGCCACGCACGAAATTGGTCACGTGCTGGGGCTGGCCCACACGGCGGTTAAAGAGGCAGTTATGTACCCGAGCTTGAGCCCGAGGACAAGGAAGGTGGAATTAACGGTCGATGACGTGGAAGGGGCACAGTCACTGTATGGGTCCAACCCTAATTTCAATTTCAGCTCTTTGGCTGAATCCGATACATCTAATCAAGGTTTCAATCTAAGGGCTGGGATTAAAGGTGGAGGTTTGCTTTGGAGAATTTCGCTTGGGGTTTTGATATTGCAACTGTATATATGA